From the Nitrobacter hamburgensis X14 genome, one window contains:
- a CDS encoding HesA/MoeB/ThiF family protein — translation MLSADELERYARHIVMREVGGPGQNALRNARVLMIGAGGLGAPALMYLAAAGVGTLGVIDDDVVTLSNLQRQIIHATSDIGSPKVESAADKIRALNPHVAFRAHNMRLDAANAVALFADYDIVADGSDNFTTRYLVADACFLAKKPLVTAALGVFDGSLTTIRGHEKNADGEFNPTYRCLFPEPPPEGTVPSCQQAGILGALAGVLGSMTALEVIREIVGFGEGLVGRLLMVDARAMRFETLNYRRDPSNPLNGDHPTIRDLSGYR, via the coding sequence ATGCTGAGCGCTGACGAACTTGAACGCTATGCCCGCCACATCGTGATGCGCGAGGTCGGCGGCCCCGGCCAGAACGCGCTGCGCAACGCGCGCGTGCTGATGATCGGAGCCGGGGGGCTCGGCGCGCCGGCGCTGATGTATCTGGCCGCCGCCGGCGTCGGTACGCTCGGCGTGATCGACGACGACGTGGTGACGCTGTCGAATTTGCAGCGCCAGATCATTCACGCGACGTCCGATATCGGTAGCCCCAAGGTCGAGAGCGCCGCGGACAAAATCCGCGCGCTCAACCCGCACGTCGCATTCCGCGCGCACAATATGCGGCTGGATGCGGCGAACGCGGTGGCGCTTTTTGCCGACTACGACATTGTCGCCGACGGCTCGGATAATTTTACCACGCGCTATCTGGTGGCGGATGCGTGCTTTCTCGCAAAAAAGCCGCTGGTGACCGCCGCGTTAGGGGTGTTCGACGGATCGCTGACGACGATCCGCGGCCACGAAAAAAATGCCGACGGCGAGTTCAACCCGACCTATCGTTGCCTGTTCCCCGAACCGCCGCCGGAGGGCACGGTGCCAAGCTGCCAGCAAGCGGGCATCCTCGGCGCGCTGGCCGGCGTGCTGGGCTCGATGACGGCGCTGGAGGTCATTCGCGAGATCGTCGGATTCGGCGAGGGGCTGGTCGGACGCCTGCTGATGGTGGACGCGCGCGCGATGCGGTTCGAGACGCTGAACTACAGGCGCGATCCGT
- a CDS encoding serine protease, which translates to MRATIAAALMIVTTAIYAEAQPAGTNGRAGTKPSPPAHPAVQTPADTASAMTQAARQALQSDLAWTGHYNGIINGEVSDRLIAAIKAFQKDQGGKQTGVLNPQERGALASVARKSRSNVGWKTVSDASTGVRLGLPARLVPQRSSEGDDTKWSSSTGTIQILLTRRKDADLTTAKLAEHERKQPAGRKIAYSAIKPDVFVLSGTQGLKKFYTRGQLRGNEARILTVLYDQATEGTMEPVVIAMSSAFDPFPANGPPPRKIVEYATGVTVSRDGAILTGGDVTDGCKSIVVAGHGNADRIADDKDHGLALLRIYGAHGLQPIALDGGATKGGLALVGIADPQNQGGGAAVSQVKASVAQGADGGEPALSPAPALGFSGAAALDTNGKFAGLALLKPTDVAGLSGSAPAAQAVLAPVEAVQAFLKANKVTPASGSSNANAAVVRVICVRK; encoded by the coding sequence ATGCGAGCGACGATCGCCGCGGCATTGATGATCGTGACCACCGCGATTTACGCCGAGGCGCAGCCCGCCGGCACCAATGGGCGCGCCGGGACGAAGCCGTCCCCACCGGCCCACCCCGCGGTGCAAACTCCAGCCGATACCGCGAGCGCGATGACGCAGGCGGCGCGGCAGGCGCTGCAGTCTGACCTGGCATGGACCGGTCACTATAACGGCATCATCAACGGCGAGGTCAGCGACCGGCTGATCGCTGCGATCAAGGCGTTCCAGAAGGATCAGGGCGGCAAGCAGACCGGCGTGCTCAACCCGCAGGAACGCGGCGCGCTCGCCTCGGTCGCGCGGAAATCGCGGAGCAATGTCGGCTGGAAGACGGTGAGCGATGCCAGCACCGGCGTTCGGCTCGGCCTGCCGGCCCGGCTGGTGCCGCAGCGCTCGAGCGAGGGCGACGACACCAAATGGAGTTCGTCCACCGGCACCATCCAGATCCTGCTGACGCGCCGCAAGGACGCCGACCTCACGACCGCGAAACTCGCCGAGCACGAACGAAAGCAGCCCGCCGGCCGCAAGATCGCCTACAGCGCGATCAAGCCGGATGTCTTCGTGCTCTCGGGCACGCAGGGCCTGAAGAAATTCTACACGCGCGGCCAACTCCGCGGCAACGAGGCGCGCATCCTGACCGTCCTCTACGATCAGGCCACCGAAGGCACCATGGAGCCCGTGGTGATCGCGATGTCGAGCGCGTTCGACCCGTTCCCCGCGAACGGTCCGCCGCCGCGCAAGATCGTGGAATACGCAACGGGCGTGACCGTCAGCCGCGACGGCGCGATCCTCACCGGTGGCGACGTCACCGACGGATGCAAATCGATTGTCGTCGCGGGCCACGGCAACGCCGACAGGATCGCCGACGACAAGGATCACGGCCTCGCCCTGCTGCGCATCTACGGCGCGCACGGATTGCAGCCGATCGCGCTCGATGGCGGCGCGACCAAAGGCGGTCTCGCACTTGTCGGCATCGCAGACCCGCAAAACCAGGGCGGCGGCGCGGCCGTGAGCCAGGTCAAGGCATCGGTTGCGCAAGGAGCGGACGGCGGCGAACCGGCGCTGTCGCCGGCGCCCGCATTGGGCTTTTCCGGCGCAGCGGCGCTCGATACCAACGGAAAGTTCGCGGGCCTTGCGCTACTGAAGCCGACGGACGTCGCCGGGCTTTCGGGTTCGGCGCCCGCAGCGCAGGCCGTGCTCGCACCAGTCGAGGCCGTGCAGGCCTTTCTGAAAGCGAACAAAGTGACGCCTGCAAGCGGATCATCCAACGCGAATGCCGCGGTGGTCCGCGTCATCTGTGTGCGGAAGTAA
- the mutM gene encoding bifunctional DNA-formamidopyrimidine glycosylase/DNA-(apurinic or apyrimidinic site) lyase → MPELPEVETVRRGLQPAMEGATIVRAETRRKDLRFPFQTDFVARLEGQTVTGLGRRAKYLLADLASGDVLLMHLGMSGSFRVIDAAGATAPGDCHHPRNEDRAHDHVSFTMSSGASVIFNDPRRFGYMKVIARTVLNDEPLLKGLGPEPLGNEFDAAMLARACRDKKTSLKAALLDQRVVAGLGNIYVCEALFRAHLSPRRLAATLASKTGGPADRAGRLVEAIHDVLNQAIKAGGSSLRDHRQTTGELGYFQHSFRVYDREGEKCRTPTCRGTVKRFTQNGRSTFWCPVCQK, encoded by the coding sequence ATGCCCGAACTCCCCGAAGTCGAAACCGTTCGTCGCGGCTTGCAGCCTGCCATGGAGGGCGCGACCATCGTTCGCGCTGAGACCCGTCGCAAGGACCTGCGGTTTCCGTTCCAGACCGATTTTGTCGCCCGCCTGGAGGGCCAGACCGTGACCGGGCTCGGGCGGCGGGCCAAATACCTGTTGGCGGACCTCGCCTCCGGCGACGTGCTGTTGATGCATCTCGGCATGTCCGGCTCGTTCCGCGTGATTGATGCGGCCGGTGCCACGGCTCCGGGCGATTGTCACCATCCGCGCAACGAGGACCGCGCCCACGACCATGTGAGTTTTACGATGTCGTCGGGCGCCAGCGTGATCTTCAACGATCCGCGCCGGTTCGGCTACATGAAGGTCATCGCCCGCACGGTGCTCAACGACGAGCCGCTGCTGAAAGGGCTCGGCCCGGAGCCGCTCGGCAACGAATTCGACGCGGCGATGCTGGCGCGCGCGTGCCGCGACAAAAAGACCAGCCTCAAGGCCGCGCTGCTCGACCAGCGCGTGGTCGCGGGGCTGGGCAACATCTATGTGTGCGAGGCGCTGTTTCGCGCACACCTGTCGCCGCGTCGTCTCGCCGCGACGCTGGCTTCGAAAACGGGGGGGCCGGCCGATCGTGCCGGACGGTTGGTCGAGGCCATTCACGACGTGCTCAATCAGGCGATCAAGGCCGGCGGATCGTCGCTGCGCGATCATCGCCAGACCACGGGCGAACTGGGTTACTTCCAGCATTCGTTTCGGGTCTACGACCGCGAGGGCGAAAAATGCCGGACGCCGACATGCAGGGGCACGGTAAAGCGTTTTACGCAGAACGGACGTTCGACGTTCTGGTGTCCGGTTTGTCAGAAGTAG
- the ubiE gene encoding bifunctional demethylmenaquinone methyltransferase/2-methoxy-6-polyprenyl-1,4-benzoquinol methylase UbiE, translating into MDQPGDTTHFGFRDVPLGDKQTLVNGVFHNVAQRYDLMNDLMSAGLHRVWKDATITALNPPRNDTPFALLDVAGGTGDIAFRAAKAAGLGFRATVCDINPDMLAVGHERAIKQHLDHQVSFVEGNAETLAFADRSFDAYTIAFGIRNVPRIDSALREAFRVLKPGGRFLCLEFSTVDVPGLDKIYDLFSFKVIPPLGRAVTGDADSYQYLVESIRKFPKPNAFADMIRDAGFARVTWQVLSGGIVALHSGWRL; encoded by the coding sequence ATGGATCAGCCGGGCGACACCACGCATTTCGGCTTCAGGGACGTCCCCCTGGGGGACAAGCAGACGCTGGTGAACGGCGTGTTTCACAACGTGGCGCAGCGCTACGACCTGATGAACGATCTGATGTCCGCAGGGCTGCACCGGGTCTGGAAAGACGCGACCATCACGGCCCTCAACCCGCCGCGCAACGATACGCCGTTCGCGCTGCTCGACGTCGCCGGCGGCACCGGGGACATCGCCTTCCGCGCGGCAAAAGCCGCAGGGCTTGGATTTCGGGCCACCGTCTGCGACATCAATCCGGACATGCTTGCGGTCGGCCACGAGCGCGCGATCAAGCAGCATCTCGATCATCAGGTGTCGTTCGTCGAAGGCAACGCCGAGACGCTGGCGTTCGCAGACCGCAGTTTTGACGCCTACACCATCGCCTTCGGCATCCGCAACGTGCCGCGGATCGACAGCGCGCTGCGCGAGGCGTTTCGCGTGCTGAAACCGGGCGGCCGGTTTCTCTGCCTCGAATTCTCGACGGTCGATGTGCCCGGGCTCGACAAAATCTACGACCTGTTTTCCTTCAAGGTGATCCCGCCGCTCGGCCGCGCCGTTACCGGCGACGCCGACTCCTATCAGTATCTGGTCGAGTCGATCCGCAAGTTTCCGAAACCGAATGCCTTCGCCGACATGATCCGTGACGCCGGCTTCGCGCGCGTTACCTGGCAAGTCCTCTCGGGCGGCATCGTCGCACTGCACTCGGGCTGGCGTTTGTGA
- the ubiB gene encoding 2-polyprenylphenol 6-hydroxylase produces the protein MISALTHAARLARAAFVFAREGVFGVVDPSLVPPPGQLALRMARLIERRGAKSGPRLTRALTRLGPAYLKLGQFLATRPDVIGVAMARDLESLQDRLPPFSQAEAEAVVAAALERPVAQAFASFGPSVAAASIAQVHRGEVEKGGVRKQVAVKVLRPNVASRFRRDLSDFFFVANKAEAHSAEARRLRLVEVINTMSRSVAMEMDLRLEAAALSEMAENTRDDPDFRVPTVDWDRTTHNVLTMEWIEGIALNDHARLAQSQIDLPELGRNVIQSFLRHALRDGFFHADMHPGNLFVDDSGRLVAVDFGIMGRLGLKERRFLAEILLGFITRDYRRVAEVHFEAGYVPGHHSVENFAQAIRAIGEPIHSRTAEEISMAKLLTLLLEVTGLFDMQTRPELILLQKTMVVVEGVARSFDPKLDIWTVADPVVREWITQNLGPLGRVQGALAGAGELGRLLGGLPALASRTVSLIEQFETMAREGLTLGPATIAEIKRAEARSHRWSILALWVIAAALVGLLWTTH, from the coding sequence GTGATCTCCGCATTGACTCATGCCGCGCGGCTGGCCCGCGCCGCGTTCGTGTTCGCGCGCGAGGGCGTGTTCGGCGTCGTCGATCCCTCGCTGGTGCCGCCGCCCGGACAACTCGCGCTGCGCATGGCCCGGCTGATCGAGCGCCGCGGCGCGAAATCCGGACCGCGGCTGACGCGCGCGCTGACGCGGCTCGGGCCGGCCTATCTCAAGCTCGGGCAGTTCCTGGCCACGCGTCCCGATGTCATTGGCGTCGCCATGGCCCGCGATCTGGAAAGCCTGCAGGACCGGCTGCCGCCGTTTTCGCAGGCCGAGGCCGAAGCGGTGGTCGCGGCGGCGCTGGAAAGGCCCGTGGCACAGGCCTTCGCAAGTTTCGGACCGTCGGTGGCGGCGGCCTCGATCGCGCAGGTCCATCGTGGCGAGGTCGAGAAGGGCGGCGTCCGCAAACAGGTTGCGGTCAAGGTGCTGAGGCCCAACGTCGCCTCGCGCTTCCGACGCGACCTCTCGGATTTCTTTTTCGTCGCCAACAAGGCCGAAGCGCATTCCGCCGAAGCGCGGCGGCTGCGCCTCGTCGAAGTCATCAACACCATGTCGCGATCGGTGGCGATGGAAATGGACTTGCGGCTGGAAGCGGCCGCGCTGTCGGAAATGGCGGAGAACACCCGCGACGATCCCGACTTCCGCGTCCCCACGGTGGACTGGGACCGCACCACCCACAACGTGCTGACCATGGAGTGGATCGAGGGCATCGCGCTGAACGATCATGCCCGCCTTGCGCAATCGCAGATCGACCTGCCCGAGCTGGGCCGCAACGTGATCCAGAGCTTTCTGCGCCATGCGCTGCGCGACGGCTTCTTCCACGCCGACATGCATCCCGGCAACCTGTTCGTCGACGATTCGGGCCGTCTAGTCGCCGTCGACTTCGGCATCATGGGGCGGCTTGGGTTAAAGGAGCGGCGCTTCCTGGCGGAGATCCTGCTCGGCTTCATCACCCGCGACTACCGCCGCGTCGCCGAGGTGCACTTCGAGGCCGGCTACGTGCCGGGCCATCACTCGGTGGAAAATTTCGCGCAAGCCATCCGCGCCATCGGCGAGCCGATTCACAGTCGCACCGCCGAGGAAATCTCGATGGCCAAGCTGCTGACGCTGCTGCTCGAGGTCACCGGCCTGTTCGACATGCAGACGCGCCCCGAACTGATCCTGCTGCAAAAAACCATGGTGGTGGTCGAAGGCGTGGCGCGCAGCTTCGATCCCAAGCTGGACATCTGGACGGTGGCCGATCCCGTGGTCCGCGAATGGATCACGCAAAACCTCGGTCCGCTCGGACGGGTGCAGGGCGCGCTGGCCGGCGCCGGCGAGCTTGGCCGCCTGCTCGGCGGGCTGCCCGCACTCGCCTCGCGAACGGTCTCTCTTATCGAGCAATTCGAGACGATGGCTCGCGAAGGGCTGACATTGGGACCTGCCACCATCGCGGAGATCAAGCGGGCCGAGGCGCGCAGTCACCGCTGGAGTATCCTGGCGCTCTGGGTGATTGCGGCTGCGCTGGTGGGACTGCTCTGGACAACCCATTGA
- the coaBC gene encoding bifunctional phosphopantothenoylcysteine decarboxylase/phosphopantothenate--cysteine ligase CoaBC, whose product MASLTVRKLDDAIKAELRLRAARNGRSVEDEVRVILREAATVTSSTVATGNRAARNAAIPAGRNSFHQSNGLRNITLIIGGGIAAYKALDLIRRLKERGFIVRCVMTNAAQQFVTPLSAGALAGTHAYTDLFDPGSEFDAGHIRLARDCDLIVVAPATADLMAKMAHGLASDLATAILLAADKPILLAPAMNPLMWNNPATRRNVAQLARDGVAMIGPNAGKMAEAGEAGVGRMAEPTEIATAAARILGPARPQPLEGKRVLVTAGPTREPIDPVRYIANRSSGKQGFAIAAAAQAAGAEVTLISGPVDLDDPAGVTVAHVESAREMLAAVEAALPADIAIFTAAVADWRVAHEGAQKLKKTAAGMPPLQLVENPDILATISKLRDTRPPLVIGFAAETEHLIDNARAKFARKGCDWMVANDVSPGTGVMGGDRNTVHLLTRDGVGDEIKAESFPVMTKEDVAAMLIERIVSTVTDQPT is encoded by the coding sequence ATGGCCAGTCTCACCGTCCGCAAACTCGACGACGCCATCAAGGCCGAGCTGCGACTGCGCGCCGCCCGCAACGGCCGTTCGGTCGAGGATGAGGTCCGCGTTATCCTGAGGGAGGCGGCAACCGTCACGTCCTCGACCGTCGCCACGGGCAATCGCGCCGCCCGCAATGCAGCAATCCCAGCCGGCCGAAATTCATTCCATCAGTCCAATGGCTTGCGTAACATAACGCTGATCATCGGCGGCGGTATTGCCGCCTACAAGGCGCTCGATCTGATCCGGCGGCTGAAGGAGCGCGGCTTTATTGTGCGGTGCGTCATGACGAATGCTGCGCAGCAATTCGTCACCCCGCTGAGCGCCGGCGCGCTGGCCGGCACCCACGCCTACACCGACCTGTTCGATCCCGGCAGCGAATTCGATGCCGGCCATATCCGGCTCGCGCGCGACTGCGACCTGATCGTGGTGGCGCCCGCCACCGCCGACCTGATGGCAAAGATGGCGCACGGGTTGGCCTCCGATCTCGCCACCGCGATCCTGCTCGCCGCCGACAAGCCGATCCTGCTGGCGCCGGCGATGAACCCGCTGATGTGGAACAACCCGGCGACACGCCGCAACGTGGCGCAGCTCGCGCGCGACGGCGTCGCGATGATCGGCCCCAATGCCGGCAAGATGGCGGAAGCCGGCGAGGCCGGCGTCGGCCGCATGGCCGAGCCGACGGAGATCGCGACAGCGGCCGCGCGGATTCTCGGACCCGCGCGACCGCAACCGCTCGAGGGCAAGCGTGTGCTGGTCACGGCCGGTCCAACCCGCGAGCCGATCGATCCGGTGCGCTATATCGCCAACCGTTCTTCCGGCAAGCAGGGGTTTGCCATTGCTGCGGCGGCGCAGGCGGCCGGGGCCGAGGTGACGCTGATTTCGGGGCCGGTCGATCTCGACGATCCCGCAGGCGTCACGGTGGCGCACGTCGAATCGGCGCGAGAGATGCTGGCGGCGGTCGAAGCGGCACTGCCCGCCGACATCGCGATCTTCACGGCCGCGGTCGCCGACTGGCGGGTCGCCCACGAAGGCGCGCAGAAACTGAAGAAGACCGCGGCCGGGATGCCGCCGCTGCAACTGGTCGAGAACCCCGACATTCTGGCAACGATCTCGAAGCTGCGCGACACGCGTCCGCCTCTCGTTATCGGTTTCGCCGCCGAAACCGAGCATCTCATCGACAACGCCAGGGCAAAATTCGCGCGCAAGGGCTGCGACTGGATGGTCGCCAACGACGTCTCGCCCGGGACCGGCGTGATGGGCGGCGATCGCAACACGGTGCATTTGCTGACGCGTGACGGGGTCGGCGACGAGATCAAGGCCGAGTCCTTTCCCGTCATGACCAAGGAAGATGTTGCCGCAATGCTGATCGAACGCATCGTCTCGACCGTGACGGATCAGCCGACATGA
- the dut gene encoding dUTP diphosphatase — protein sequence MSGAIRIDAQQLPHAEGLPLPAYHSSQAAGLDLMAAVPEQTPLVLAAGQYAMVPTGLIIALPDGFEAQVRPRSGLAAKHGVTVLNSPGTVDADYRGEINVLLVNLGNAPFTIRRGERIAQMIVAPVTRVELARAVSLSATSRGSGGFGSTGR from the coding sequence ATGAGCGGTGCGATCAGAATCGACGCCCAGCAACTGCCTCACGCCGAGGGTCTTCCGCTGCCGGCCTACCACAGCAGCCAGGCCGCCGGTCTCGACCTCATGGCCGCAGTTCCAGAACAGACGCCGCTGGTTCTCGCAGCCGGACAATACGCGATGGTCCCGACCGGGCTGATCATCGCATTGCCCGATGGGTTCGAGGCGCAGGTGCGGCCGCGCTCCGGCCTCGCCGCCAAGCACGGCGTCACCGTGCTGAATTCGCCCGGCACCGTGGACGCCGACTATCGGGGCGAGATCAACGTGCTCCTCGTCAACCTCGGCAATGCGCCGTTCACGATCCGGCGCGGCGAGCGCATCGCGCAGATGATCGTGGCGCCGGTGACGCGCGTGGAACTCGCGCGCGCGGTATCGCTGTCGGCCACTTCACGCGGCAGCGGCGGATTCGGCTCGACCGGGCGCTAA
- a CDS encoding PAS-domain containing protein → MSDVVAVMRRTLLSCTSLVPGGIAGAGAACLVDISPAWATEPGLSERLIQTFTNLSRPDLTALALALGVLGFSVVAAILLMRTRIRAAANEQRLRTEIRELQSDADRFRALLFAEPQVLISWGAGEDRPQISGDIALLLPQDAKPPLRILAFGTWLPPEPALQMDHAVDALRNAGEGFLLNLVTSAGRTVEAMGRAIGGQAIVRIRDLGGLRRDLAETTLRHNSLLAETGMLRAFAAAAPWPLWARGEDGNLNFANAAYARATEAASATDAIQRNLELLDSDDRIAMARALNDHAAFAARLPVVIGGERRMYDVHALRAAGGSAGIALDASETAALSQALERMADAHRRTLDQLSSGVAVFDGQRRLAFYNDSYRRLWDLDRAFLDGNPNDSSVLDRLRAARKLPEQPDFRAWKARLHEAYRANEAAKDVWYLPDGRALSIVTTPNPEGGVTYLFDDVTESLELARRYDRLITVQRETLDSLTEAVAVFGSNGRAQLFNPAFARMWKLSPEALSQQPHIDTVEGWCKPLFDDDDAWQTIRNAVTGIDNRSAVRLKLERKDGSVLDCMTMPLPDGATMLTFHDITDSENVERALRERNDALETADQMKVDFVHHVSYELRSPLTTIIGFAHLMNDPGTGPLTEKQAQYIDYITSSTDALLALTNNILDLATIDAGAMTLELGPVDVRKTIAAATEGIQDRLTRERIVLEVDVDPDIGNFIGDERRIIQVLYNLLANAAGFSPQGAVIAVSARRTAHSVSFAVTDDGPGIPPEVKDKVFDWFESRANGSRHRGAGLGLSLVRSFVELHGGRVHFDPTVKRGTRVVCDFPLDQTAHRNAAE, encoded by the coding sequence ATGTCGGACGTAGTCGCGGTGATGCGTCGGACCTTGCTGTCATGCACTTCGCTGGTGCCGGGCGGCATCGCCGGTGCTGGCGCGGCATGCCTCGTCGACATATCGCCCGCATGGGCCACGGAACCGGGCTTGTCCGAGCGGCTGATCCAGACCTTCACGAATCTCAGCAGGCCGGATCTGACTGCGCTGGCGCTGGCGCTGGGCGTGCTCGGTTTCTCGGTGGTCGCCGCTATCCTCCTGATGCGCACGCGCATCCGCGCCGCCGCGAACGAACAGCGGCTGCGCACCGAAATCCGCGAACTTCAATCGGACGCCGACCGCTTTCGCGCGCTATTGTTCGCAGAACCGCAGGTTTTGATTTCCTGGGGTGCGGGCGAGGACCGCCCCCAAATCAGCGGCGACATCGCGCTGCTGTTGCCGCAGGATGCAAAACCGCCTTTGCGGATTCTTGCGTTCGGCACCTGGCTGCCACCCGAACCGGCGTTGCAGATGGATCATGCGGTCGATGCGCTGCGTAACGCCGGGGAAGGTTTTCTGCTCAATCTGGTCACGTCGGCGGGGCGGACCGTGGAAGCCATGGGCCGCGCCATCGGCGGCCAGGCCATCGTGCGTATCCGCGACCTCGGCGGATTGCGGCGCGACCTCGCCGAGACGACGCTGCGCCACAACAGCCTGCTGGCAGAAACCGGGATGCTGCGGGCCTTCGCAGCCGCGGCGCCATGGCCGCTCTGGGCCCGCGGCGAAGACGGCAACCTCAATTTCGCCAATGCCGCCTATGCGCGCGCCACGGAAGCTGCGAGCGCCACCGATGCAATCCAGCGCAATCTCGAACTGCTCGACAGCGACGACCGCATCGCGATGGCGCGGGCGCTGAACGACCATGCCGCCTTTGCCGCGCGATTGCCGGTCGTGATCGGCGGCGAGCGACGGATGTATGACGTTCACGCGCTCCGGGCTGCAGGCGGAAGCGCCGGCATCGCGCTCGACGCCAGCGAGACCGCGGCGCTGAGCCAGGCACTGGAGCGGATGGCGGACGCGCATCGCCGTACCCTCGACCAGTTGTCATCCGGTGTCGCCGTGTTCGACGGCCAGCGGCGGCTTGCGTTCTACAACGATTCCTATCGCCGGCTGTGGGACCTCGACCGCGCCTTTCTCGACGGCAATCCCAACGATTCCAGCGTGCTCGATCGGCTGCGCGCCGCGCGCAAATTGCCGGAGCAGCCGGACTTCCGCGCCTGGAAGGCCCGCCTGCACGAAGCCTATCGCGCCAACGAAGCCGCCAAGGACGTCTGGTATCTGCCGGACGGACGCGCGCTCAGCATCGTCACAACGCCGAACCCCGAAGGCGGCGTCACCTATCTGTTCGACGATGTCACGGAAAGTCTCGAGCTTGCGCGGCGTTACGACCGACTCATCACCGTGCAACGCGAGACCCTGGACAGCCTGACCGAAGCCGTCGCGGTGTTCGGCAGCAACGGCCGCGCGCAGCTTTTCAACCCGGCCTTCGCCCGGATGTGGAAGCTTTCGCCCGAGGCGCTCTCGCAGCAGCCGCATATCGATACCGTCGAGGGCTGGTGCAAGCCGCTATTCGACGACGACGACGCGTGGCAGACGATCCGCAACGCCGTCACCGGCATCGACAATCGAAGCGCGGTGCGGCTCAAGCTCGAGCGCAAGGACGGCAGCGTGCTGGACTGCATGACCATGCCGCTGCCCGACGGCGCCACCATGCTGACGTTCCACGACATCACCGACAGCGAGAATGTGGAACGCGCGCTGCGCGAGCGCAACGATGCGCTCGAGACCGCCGACCAGATGAAGGTCGATTTCGTCCATCACGTCTCGTACGAGCTGCGTTCGCCTTTGACCACCATCATCGGCTTCGCGCACCTCATGAACGATCCCGGCACCGGGCCGCTCACCGAAAAGCAGGCCCAGTATATCGACTACATTACCTCGTCGACCGACGCGCTGCTGGCGCTGACCAACAATATTCTCGACCTCGCCACCATCGACGCCGGCGCGATGACGCTCGAGCTCGGGCCGGTCGATGTCCGCAAAACCATCGCGGCGGCAACGGAGGGCATTCAGGACCGCCTGACCCGCGAGCGAATCGTCCTGGAGGTCGATGTCGATCCGGACATCGGCAACTTCATCGGCGACGAGCGCCGTATCATTCAGGTCCTCTATAACCTGCTTGCCAACGCCGCCGGCTTCTCGCCGCAGGGCGCCGTGATCGCGGTGAGCGCCCGGCGCACCGCGCACAGCGTCAGCTTTGCCGTCACGGACGACGGCCCCGGCATTCCGCCTGAGGTCAAGGACAAGGTATTCGACTGGTTCGAGAGCCGCGCCAACGGCTCGCGACATCGCGGCGCGGGCCTCGGCCTGTCGCTGGTGCGCTCCTTTGTGGAACTCCATGGCGGGCGCGTGCATTTCGACCCGACCGTCAAGCGCGGCACCAGGGTCGTCTGCGACTTTCCGCTCGACCAGACCGCGCATCGCAACGCCGCGGAATGA